From a region of the Gossypium raimondii isolate GPD5lz chromosome 10, ASM2569854v1, whole genome shotgun sequence genome:
- the LOC128033888 gene encoding uncharacterized protein LOC128033888, whose product MELSLPQHTFVLLCWFFSAATGVPDGYPFSSKFCSLLVLCWFSASAGVPLLASSLFLCWCLFFVPLLHFSKAFLFSPPPVVPEVKKFRTSGIDPEFEAKLDQMFMGIVATGDKAWAPSSGDEYS is encoded by the exons ATGGAGTTGTCTTTG cCACAGCACACATTTGTTCTTCTCTGCTGGTTCTTCTCTGCTGCTACTGGTGTTCCCGACGGCTACCCTTTTTCCTCCAAATTTTGTTCTCTGCTGGTTCTCTGTTGGTTCTCTGCTAGTGCTGGTGTTCCTCTGCTTGCTAGTTCTTTGTTCCTTTGCTGGTGCTtgttctttgttcctcttctCCACTTCTCAAAAGCGTTCCTCTTCTCCCCACCACCG GTTGTGCctgaagttaaaaaatttagaacatcGGGCATTGATCCTGAATTCGAAGCGAAGTTGGACCAAATGTTCATGGGGATAGTTGCAACAGGTGATAAAGCATGGGCACCTTCTTCTG